The following are from one region of the Nicotiana tabacum cultivar K326 chromosome 3, ASM71507v2, whole genome shotgun sequence genome:
- the LOC107767181 gene encoding agamous-like MADS-box protein AGL29 — protein MKYVESKEARYVTFSKRKAGLFRKAEEFSTVTGADVGVLFFSPSGKPCSYTSTSVEKITGKFREWKQQNTDEGKSSVFEAFDDLCKYKQDENEKGKSRELRYKVMYPGVEIPPDKERLEKLVEMKLRLDKINEAAKNHIQAERLKFDLNIVPEYEVGESSGTHH, from the coding sequence ATGAAGTATGTCGAGTCAAAAGAAGCACGCTATGTTACCTTCTCAAAAAGGAAAGCGGGCTTGTTCAGGAAAGCGGAGGAGTTTTCCACTGTGACGGGAGCAGATGTTGGTGTTCTATTCTTTTCACCAAGTGGAAAACCATGTTCCTATACCTCCACTAGTGTTGAAAAAATAacaggaaaatttcgtgaatggAAACAACAGAATACTGATGAAGGAAAATCAAGTGTCTTTGAGGCATTTGATGATCTCTGCAAATATAAACAAGATGAGAACGAGAAGGGAAAAAGTCGGGAATTAAGGTATAAGGTAATGTACCCTGGCGTTGAAATACCGCCCGATAAAGAGAGGTTGGAGAAGCTGGTGGAAATGAAGCTACGGTTGGACAAAATTAATGAAGCAGCAAAAAATCACATTCAAGCCGAGCGACTCAAGTTTGATTTAAATATTGTCCCTGAATATGAAGTGGGGGAGAGTTCGGGAACTCATCATTAA